The following proteins are co-located in the Gloeocapsa sp. PCC 7428 genome:
- a CDS encoding class I SAM-dependent methyltransferase → MEKQTVDFDANPPVATTEYDDRVRMAIPGYEAMHTMALSFLKSNSPEAANLLIVGAGTGMELVKFSKSNPHWQLLGVDPSSNMLAIAQQKITQDDLSNRVKLFQGYTHDLPDTPLYDGATCILVMHFLPDDGSKLALLQSIAQRLRSSASFILVDIFGEKSSHEFEKMAAIVEHFWEEMGIPPEQRKEILESVNNRVYPIAESRIVELLQQAGFDNIIRFYTGFWIGGWVAAKNSTY, encoded by the coding sequence ATGGAAAAACAAACGGTTGATTTTGACGCTAATCCGCCAGTTGCTACGACAGAGTATGACGATCGCGTCCGTATGGCAATTCCTGGCTATGAAGCAATGCATACAATGGCGTTGTCATTTTTAAAGTCAAATTCACCAGAAGCCGCGAATTTGTTGATTGTGGGTGCGGGTACGGGAATGGAGTTGGTGAAGTTTAGTAAAAGTAACCCACACTGGCAATTATTAGGCGTCGATCCATCGAGTAATATGCTGGCGATCGCCCAACAAAAAATTACTCAAGACGACTTATCAAATCGCGTCAAGCTATTCCAAGGCTACACCCACGATCTACCCGATACGCCGCTTTATGACGGCGCAACGTGTATTTTAGTGATGCATTTTCTCCCAGATGATGGTAGTAAACTTGCATTACTTCAAAGTATTGCCCAACGACTGCGATCGTCTGCCTCATTCATATTAGTAGATATTTTTGGCGAAAAAAGTTCGCATGAATTTGAGAAGATGGCTGCGATCGTCGAACACTTCTGGGAAGAGATGGGGATACCTCCAGAACAGAGAAAAGAAATTTTAGAATCTGTTAATAATCGGGTTTATCCTATTGCTGAATCACGCATAGTTGAGTTGTTACAGCAAGCAGGTTTTGACAATATTATCAGGTTTTATACTGGATTTTGGATTGGTGGTTGGGTAGCAGCTAAAAACTCAACTTATTGA
- the hisG gene encoding ATP phosphoribosyltransferase → MLTVALPKGALLKDSISLLQSVGLDFSAFLDSGNRQLQIQDPTGKAQALLVRTHDVPVYVEYGQAQLGIAGYDVLREKKPQVAHLIDLGYGRCRMSVAVKASSPYRSAVELPTNSRVASKFVHCAREYFDSIDLPVEIVPLYGSVELGPITGMSEAIVDLVSTGRTLRENGLIEIETLYESTARLIAHPLSYRLNTDNLSEIIEKIRSNTLAAV, encoded by the coding sequence ATGCTTACTGTTGCATTGCCGAAAGGCGCACTTTTGAAAGATAGCATCAGCTTATTGCAATCTGTAGGATTAGATTTTAGTGCTTTTTTGGATTCTGGTAATCGGCAATTGCAAATTCAAGATCCAACAGGAAAAGCGCAAGCATTGCTCGTGAGAACACATGATGTTCCGGTATATGTAGAATATGGTCAAGCGCAGTTGGGAATCGCCGGTTACGACGTACTCCGCGAGAAGAAACCCCAAGTTGCACATTTAATCGATTTAGGATATGGTCGCTGTCGGATGTCGGTAGCGGTGAAAGCATCGAGTCCATATCGTTCGGCGGTAGAATTACCAACGAATAGTCGAGTCGCGTCTAAATTTGTGCATTGCGCGCGCGAATACTTTGATAGTATTGATTTACCTGTAGAAATTGTACCTTTATACGGTTCGGTAGAATTAGGACCAATCACCGGAATGTCCGAGGCGATCGTTGATTTAGTTTCTACTGGGCGGACTTTACGCGAGAATGGCTTAATTGAGATTGAAACACTTTACGAAAGCACTGCGCGGTTAATTGCGCATCCGTTAAGTTATCGACTCAATACAGATAATTTGAGTGAAATCATAGAGAAGATCCGTTCTAATACTTTAGCCGCAGTTTAA
- the rppA gene encoding two-component system response regulator RppA translates to MRILLVDDEVELTDPLSRVLSREGYSVDAAYDGATGSELASHQGYDLLILDWMLPFKTGLEICQEVRRNGQTTPVLFLTAKDTVDDRVQGLDAGADDYLVKPFELRELLARVRALLRRSGTEVTASTTQKLQVADLELDCENQLAYRQERMIELSEKESQLLEYFMRNTGHLLTHTQIQQHLWGDGEPPSSNVLAALIRLLRRKVEAPGETPLIHTVYGKGYRFGENS, encoded by the coding sequence ATGCGAATTCTCTTAGTTGACGACGAAGTTGAACTTACCGATCCTTTAAGTCGCGTTCTTAGCCGCGAAGGTTATAGCGTTGATGCTGCTTATGATGGTGCAACTGGTAGTGAACTAGCTTCCCACCAAGGCTACGACTTATTAATTTTAGACTGGATGCTACCGTTTAAAACTGGCTTAGAAATCTGTCAGGAAGTACGACGCAACGGACAAACAACGCCTGTACTGTTTCTGACGGCTAAAGATACCGTAGACGATCGCGTTCAAGGTTTAGACGCGGGTGCGGATGATTATCTCGTTAAACCGTTTGAATTACGCGAGTTACTCGCACGAGTTCGCGCTTTGTTGCGGCGATCGGGTACTGAAGTGACAGCATCGACAACGCAAAAGTTACAAGTTGCTGATTTAGAACTTGATTGTGAAAATCAGCTAGCGTATCGTCAAGAACGAATGATCGAATTATCAGAAAAAGAAAGTCAACTACTTGAATACTTTATGCGCAATACTGGGCATTTGCTAACGCATACACAAATTCAACAACATTTATGGGGCGATGGCGAACCGCCAAGTAGTAACGTGTTAGCTGCTTTAATTCGTTTACTACGTCGTAAAGTTGAAGCACCAGGAGAAACGCCACTGATTCACACTGTTTATGGCAAAGGTTATCGCTTTGGTGAAAATAGCTAA
- a CDS encoding GNAT family N-acetyltransferase: MNLLDVEIVTTRLVLKPISMEYKEVIFSEFTEEITTYMYPSTAQDISETEAFISDSIGEMADGWGLGLVILKRDSQEFLGCTGLHCINRKNPELGIWLKKTAHGNKYGLEAVTAIKNWADKNLEYKYLRYPVDKANIASRKIPEALGGKIVDEYYKINMNGKSLNIVEYRINRLKKSGNPT; this comes from the coding sequence ATGAATTTACTTGACGTAGAGATAGTTACAACTCGATTAGTCTTAAAACCTATCTCGATGGAATACAAAGAAGTAATTTTTTCAGAATTTACGGAAGAAATTACTACTTATATGTATCCATCTACGGCTCAAGATATTTCAGAAACAGAAGCTTTTATTAGTGACTCCATCGGCGAAATGGCAGACGGTTGGGGTTTGGGACTTGTTATTTTGAAAAGAGACTCCCAAGAGTTTTTGGGTTGTACTGGACTTCATTGTATAAATCGAAAAAATCCAGAATTAGGAATTTGGCTAAAAAAAACAGCACACGGCAATAAATATGGATTGGAAGCAGTTACAGCTATTAAAAACTGGGCTGACAAAAACTTAGAGTACAAATATTTACGTTATCCAGTTGACAAAGCAAATATTGCTAGTAGAAAGATCCCTGAAGCATTGGGAGGAAAAATTGTCGATGAATACTACAAAATAAATATGAATGGCAAATCTCTGAACATAGTAGAGTATAGAATTAATAGACTAAAAAAAAGTGGAAATCCAACTTGA
- a CDS encoding 1-acyl-sn-glycerol-3-phosphate acyltransferase, whose protein sequence is MKESAPDTYQFTWFDWFCLWYPPGWLILFNRHWQHYHVDPDGWNWLEYILFLIPCGFYLALLIRWLRLGCRFPRNQGYTFDPHYQQAFRNEILKPIVKYYFRAELKQAENLPQTAPLLVAMNHAGMCFPWDFLVLGYLLAENRDWTVQPLAGVALFDHPWMRWWLPSGWSQVLGGVRAERDDFEAALAQETVLLYAPEGLRGPMKGWFKRYQLETFDLSFIQLSDRYNILILPVVCIGNEYLHPWAIHFKALARKLSLPFLPVSPLIPLFALFPSMGVWAMRSRLCYFIQPVYKTELKAEMNTSRKMRSLAYQEAQSLRNKMQNLILQLLTAGN, encoded by the coding sequence ATGAAGGAATCGGCACCTGATACATATCAATTTACATGGTTTGACTGGTTCTGCCTGTGGTATCCTCCAGGGTGGTTAATTCTCTTCAATCGCCACTGGCAACACTATCACGTTGATCCTGATGGTTGGAATTGGCTAGAGTACATTTTATTTCTCATTCCTTGTGGATTTTATCTGGCGTTGTTGATTCGCTGGCTACGTTTGGGATGTCGCTTTCCGAGAAATCAAGGTTATACCTTCGATCCTCACTATCAGCAAGCATTCCGCAATGAGATTCTGAAACCTATCGTTAAATATTACTTTCGTGCTGAGCTAAAACAAGCCGAAAATTTACCGCAAACAGCACCGTTGCTAGTAGCAATGAATCATGCGGGAATGTGCTTTCCGTGGGATTTTCTTGTGCTTGGTTATCTTTTAGCAGAAAACCGTGATTGGACTGTACAACCACTGGCGGGTGTGGCATTATTCGATCATCCTTGGATGAGGTGGTGGCTACCTTCTGGATGGTCGCAAGTGTTAGGTGGAGTCAGGGCAGAACGTGATGATTTTGAGGCGGCATTAGCGCAAGAAACAGTTTTATTATACGCTCCTGAAGGCTTACGCGGTCCAATGAAAGGATGGTTCAAAAGATATCAATTAGAAACGTTTGATTTGAGTTTTATTCAACTGAGCGATCGCTACAATATTCTAATCCTTCCCGTAGTTTGTATTGGTAATGAATATCTACATCCTTGGGCAATTCATTTCAAAGCTTTAGCAAGAAAACTTTCTCTTCCTTTCTTACCCGTTTCCCCGTTAATTCCCTTGTTTGCGCTTTTTCCTTCGATGGGAGTTTGGGCAATGCGATCGCGCTTATGTTACTTCATTCAACCTGTGTATAAAACTGAGTTGAAGGCAGAAATGAATACTTCGAGAAAAATGCGATCGCTTGCTTATCAAGAAGCACAATCGCTACGTAACAAAATGCAAAACTTAATTCTTCAACTTCTCACTGCTGGAAATTAA
- a CDS encoding FAD-dependent oxidoreductase: protein MILIIGGSDAGISAALRARELDSTVNLTVVVADSFPNYSICGLPFYLSGEVPDWRNLAHRTTEEITREGIQLLLDCTARTINPQQKNITVVDREMRSHNLNYDRLIIATGAVSTRPQITGLDLPGVFLLHSMADSFAVHQYLTTYEPQSVAIIGGGYIGLEMADALTHRGIAVTVIEHSQTVMKTVDPTLGQIIGEELQRHHITVVTGVAIETIEAKGTQLLVKGENYHTTVDMVLVAVGVKPNTELAKTAGVSCGIKDAIQVTRRMETSVPDIYAAGDCVETWHRILTQSTYLPLGTTAHKQGRIAGENAVGGNQEFAGTLGTQVVKVFDLAIAQTGLRDSEAQSAGIDAVTVELETWDHKVYYPHAHKLRIRVTGDRHTGRLLGAQIVGHYQGEVAKRIDIFATALFHGMKVDELNKLDLSYTPPFSSPWDPVQMSAQAWVKAQ, encoded by the coding sequence ATGATACTTATTATCGGTGGTAGCGACGCGGGTATCAGTGCGGCGTTGCGGGCGCGGGAGTTGGATTCTACAGTTAACTTGACAGTTGTTGTCGCGGATAGTTTTCCGAACTACAGCATTTGTGGATTACCGTTTTACCTGAGTGGTGAAGTTCCAGATTGGCGAAACTTAGCCCATCGCACAACCGAGGAAATTACACGCGAAGGTATTCAACTGTTACTCGATTGTACGGCTCGGACAATTAATCCGCAGCAAAAAAATATCACCGTTGTTGATCGCGAAATGCGATCGCACAATTTAAACTACGATCGCTTAATTATTGCCACTGGTGCGGTATCAACTCGACCTCAAATTACCGGACTCGATCTTCCTGGTGTCTTTTTGTTGCACTCGATGGCAGATAGCTTTGCCGTTCATCAATATTTAACTACTTATGAACCACAATCCGTCGCAATTATTGGCGGTGGATACATTGGCTTAGAAATGGCTGATGCTTTGACGCACCGAGGTATCGCTGTTACGGTAATTGAACATTCACAAACGGTGATGAAAACTGTTGACCCTACTTTAGGTCAAATCATTGGTGAAGAACTACAGCGTCATCATATTACAGTTGTCACTGGTGTGGCAATTGAGACAATTGAAGCGAAAGGAACGCAGTTATTAGTCAAAGGCGAAAACTATCATACAACTGTTGATATGGTGTTGGTGGCTGTCGGAGTCAAACCGAATACTGAACTTGCAAAAACCGCTGGTGTGAGTTGCGGTATCAAAGATGCGATTCAAGTCACGCGAAGAATGGAAACAAGCGTTCCAGATATCTATGCAGCCGGCGACTGTGTTGAAACTTGGCATCGAATTTTAACTCAATCTACCTATCTACCGCTAGGAACAACCGCACACAAACAGGGGCGAATTGCTGGTGAAAACGCAGTAGGTGGAAATCAAGAATTTGCAGGAACGCTGGGTACGCAAGTAGTGAAGGTTTTTGATTTAGCGATCGCGCAGACTGGTTTACGCGATTCTGAAGCCCAAAGTGCAGGAATAGACGCAGTTACCGTCGAGCTAGAAACATGGGATCATAAAGTTTATTATCCCCACGCGCACAAACTCCGAATTCGCGTGACAGGCGATCGCCATACTGGGCGTTTACTAGGCGCGCAAATTGTAGGTCATTATCAAGGAGAAGTCGCTAAGCGAATTGATATTTTTGCGACTGCTTTGTTTCATGGTATGAAGGTGGATGAATTAAATAAACTCGATCTCAGCTACACACCTCCGTTTAGTAGTCCTTGGGACCCTGTACAAATGAGCGCGCAAGCTTGGGTTAAGGCACAATAA
- the arsC gene encoding arsenate reductase, glutathione/glutaredoxin type: MKKVMFVCKKNSRRSQMAEGFARTLGEGKIAVTSSGLEASAVDPTTVEVMSEVGIDISNQTSKPLSDFNPEDYDAVISLCGCGVNLPEAWVLREVFQDWQLDDPEGESVDKFREVREQVKERVEKLIESLSSKTTAQ, from the coding sequence ATGAAAAAAGTCATGTTTGTATGCAAGAAAAACTCACGCCGTTCGCAAATGGCAGAAGGCTTTGCGCGTACACTCGGAGAAGGTAAAATCGCTGTTACAAGTTCGGGATTAGAAGCAAGTGCTGTCGATCCGACAACGGTAGAAGTCATGTCAGAAGTTGGCATTGATATTAGCAATCAGACATCGAAACCTTTAAGCGATTTTAATCCCGAAGATTACGATGCAGTCATTTCCTTATGCGGCTGCGGAGTCAACTTACCCGAAGCATGGGTATTGCGTGAAGTCTTTCAAGATTGGCAACTCGACGATCCCGAAGGCGAATCAGTCGATAAATTCCGCGAAGTACGCGAACAAGTCAAAGAAAGAGTTGAAAAACTGATTGAATCTCTCAGCAGCAAAACTACTGCACAGTAA
- the arsH gene encoding arsenical resistance protein ArsH: MPTFNHKPRILFLYGSLRDCSYSRLLAEEAARIIEDFGAEVRFFDPRDLPIYASVPDTHPKVQELRELSLWSEGQVWSSPEMHGNISGIMKNQIDWIPLSLGAVRPTQGRTLAVMQVSGGSQSFNAVNTLRILGRWMRMFTIPNQSSVAKAYQEFDDDGTMKDSPYRDRVIDVMEELYKFTLLLRDQVDHLTDRYSERKEKAAKEVIQIANSALEVNQ, from the coding sequence ATGCCAACATTTAACCACAAACCACGCATTTTATTTTTGTATGGTTCTTTACGCGATTGCTCTTACAGTCGTTTACTCGCAGAAGAAGCCGCGAGAATTATTGAGGACTTTGGTGCAGAAGTGCGTTTTTTCGATCCGCGCGATCTACCAATTTACGCCAGCGTCCCCGATACACATCCTAAAGTCCAAGAACTGCGAGAATTAAGTTTATGGTCAGAAGGACAAGTTTGGTCAAGCCCTGAAATGCACGGTAATATCAGCGGCATCATGAAGAATCAAATTGACTGGATTCCTCTCAGTTTAGGCGCAGTTAGACCAACGCAAGGTAGAACTTTAGCCGTGATGCAAGTTAGCGGTGGTTCGCAGTCATTTAACGCAGTCAATACACTACGCATCTTAGGGCGATGGATGCGGATGTTTACGATTCCCAATCAGTCTTCAGTAGCAAAAGCGTATCAAGAGTTCGACGATGACGGAACAATGAAAGATTCACCATATCGAGATCGCGTTATTGATGTCATGGAAGAACTCTATAAATTCACGCTACTACTTCGCGATCAAGTTGATCATCTCACAGATAGATACAGTGAACGCAAAGAAAAAGCAGCAAAAGAAGTTATTCAAATTGCTAATAGTGCTTTAGAAGTTAACCAGTAA
- the arsB gene encoding ACR3 family arsenite efflux transporter, producing the protein MSTKNPQANRVAVKAGSNLSFFEKYLTVWVFLCIIAGILLGRLFPGVAVALDAMSVYQVSIPIAICLFFMMYPIMVKIDFTQAKNAIRAPKPVLLTLVVNWLIKPFTMVAFAQFFLGWLFRNFLSGTELIRGVEVTLANSYIAGTILLGIAPCTAMVLMWGYLSYGNQGHTLVMVAVNSLAMLFLYAPLGRWLLAANDLTVPWQTIVLSVLIYVGLPLIAGMYSRHCIFKHKGREWFERKFLKYLSPIAITALLVTLVLLFSFKGDLIVRNPLHILLIAVPLFIQTNFIFLITYVLALKMNLSYEDSAPAALIGASNHFEVAIATAVTLFGLNSGAALATVVGVLIEVPVMLMLVEVCKRTAAWFPREPEKATLRDPRCVSAYK; encoded by the coding sequence ATGAGTACAAAGAATCCTCAAGCAAATCGAGTTGCGGTTAAAGCTGGTAGCAATCTCAGTTTTTTTGAAAAATACCTTACTGTTTGGGTATTCTTGTGTATTATTGCAGGAATTTTACTCGGTAGATTATTTCCTGGGGTTGCGGTTGCATTAGATGCAATGAGCGTGTATCAAGTGTCAATTCCGATCGCGATATGTCTCTTTTTCATGATGTATCCGATCATGGTAAAGATTGACTTTACTCAAGCAAAAAATGCAATTCGTGCACCTAAGCCTGTCCTTCTTACTTTAGTAGTGAATTGGTTAATTAAACCGTTCACAATGGTAGCATTTGCCCAGTTTTTCTTAGGGTGGTTATTCCGAAATTTTCTTAGCGGTACAGAACTCATTCGCGGTGTCGAAGTGACACTAGCAAATTCTTACATTGCTGGAACAATTCTACTCGGAATTGCACCATGTACAGCCATGGTGCTGATGTGGGGATATTTATCCTACGGCAATCAAGGACATACTTTAGTAATGGTAGCGGTAAATTCGCTAGCAATGCTGTTTTTATACGCACCTTTGGGGCGATGGTTACTTGCAGCGAATGATTTAACTGTACCTTGGCAAACAATTGTTTTATCGGTACTTATTTACGTCGGTTTACCTTTGATCGCGGGAATGTACAGCCGCCACTGTATTTTTAAACATAAAGGTAGAGAGTGGTTTGAGCGTAAGTTTCTCAAATATTTAAGTCCGATTGCGATTACGGCGTTACTCGTTACTTTAGTGCTGTTGTTTTCCTTCAAAGGCGATTTGATTGTCAGAAATCCTTTGCACATTTTGTTAATTGCTGTTCCGTTATTTATTCAGACAAATTTCATTTTCTTGATTACGTATGTCCTAGCTTTAAAAATGAATTTGTCTTACGAAGATTCAGCACCAGCGGCGTTAATTGGTGCGAGTAATCATTTTGAAGTTGCTATTGCTACAGCCGTGACACTTTTCGGTTTAAATTCAGGTGCAGCCCTCGCGACAGTCGTTGGTGTTTTAATCGAAGTTCCCGTGATGCTGATGTTAGTTGAAGTGTGTAAGCGAACCGCCGCCTGGTTCCCCAGAGAACCCGAAAAAGCAACTTTGAGAGATCCGCGTTGTGTGAGTGCTTACAAGTAA
- a CDS encoding PstS family phosphate ABC transporter substrate-binding protein, translating into MNVTHKELAIALGALALTVGCTTTPNSSTQTQQSPQLTAATNTTDTSVRVDGSSTVYPITQAVAKEFQSTQGDQAQISVDFSGTSGGFKKFCAGEIDVTGASRPILTAEMEACNKNSVRYIELPVAFDALTVAVHPQNNWAQEITVAELKRIWEPAAEGKITRWNQVRAAWPDRPLKLYGAGKQSGTFDYFTEAVVGETRASRNDYVASEDDNVLVEGISKDPNALGYFGFSYLEENQNKLKALAVDNGEGAVIPSRQTVENNEYQPLSRPLFIYVNAQYAQKKPAVKEFVNFYNKQAPTLVSSVGYVPLPEEAYDLNERHFYTGKVGTVFEGEAELNITISELLRRQAKF; encoded by the coding sequence ATGAACGTCACACATAAAGAATTGGCGATCGCGCTTGGGGCGCTAGCTTTGACAGTCGGTTGTACAACAACACCCAACTCTTCAACTCAAACACAACAATCACCACAGCTAACCGCAGCAACAAATACCACAGATACATCAGTCAGAGTTGATGGATCGAGTACGGTTTATCCGATTACACAAGCTGTAGCCAAAGAATTTCAATCGACTCAAGGCGATCAAGCGCAAATTTCGGTTGATTTTTCCGGAACAAGTGGCGGATTTAAAAAGTTCTGTGCTGGAGAAATCGATGTCACTGGCGCTTCGCGTCCCATCTTAACCGCAGAGATGGAAGCCTGCAATAAGAATTCTGTCAGATACATTGAACTTCCCGTCGCCTTTGATGCATTAACAGTAGCTGTACATCCACAAAACAATTGGGCGCAAGAAATTACTGTTGCTGAATTAAAAAGAATATGGGAACCAGCCGCAGAGGGTAAGATTACCCGCTGGAACCAAGTACGCGCTGCATGGCCCGATCGCCCATTAAAATTGTATGGTGCAGGTAAACAATCGGGTACATTTGATTACTTTACTGAAGCGGTAGTCGGTGAAACAAGAGCTAGCCGCAACGACTATGTGGCGAGTGAAGACGACAATGTTTTAGTCGAAGGAATCAGCAAAGATCCTAATGCTCTAGGTTACTTCGGTTTTTCCTACTTAGAAGAAAATCAAAATAAATTAAAAGCCCTAGCAGTTGATAACGGCGAAGGTGCGGTGATACCCTCACGTCAAACCGTAGAAAACAACGAATATCAACCGCTGTCGCGTCCTTTATTCATCTACGTTAATGCACAATACGCCCAGAAGAAACCCGCAGTCAAAGAATTTGTCAATTTCTACAATAAACAAGCCCCAACATTAGTAAGTTCAGTAGGCTACGTACCCTTACCCGAAGAAGCTTACGACTTAAACGAAAGACATTTCTACACCGGAAAAGTTGGAACAGTATTCGAGGGAGAAGCAGAACTCAACATCACAATTAGCGAATTATTGCGTAGACAAGCGAAATTTTAG
- a CDS encoding helix-turn-helix transcriptional regulator, whose protein sequence is MQVTSPDSVFLGFHALSDAIRINVIELLRDRELCVCELCDALGVTQSKLSFHLKTLKEAGLVRSRQEGRWIYYSLNLPQFVMLEQYLAEFRRFSAIMPSRSCPD, encoded by the coding sequence ATGCAAGTTACATCTCCAGACTCAGTTTTTTTAGGCTTTCATGCTTTATCCGATGCTATCCGGATTAACGTTATTGAACTATTGCGCGATCGCGAGTTATGCGTGTGCGAATTGTGCGATGCTTTAGGCGTGACGCAATCAAAACTGTCTTTCCACCTCAAGACATTAAAAGAAGCAGGTTTAGTGCGATCGCGTCAAGAGGGACGTTGGATATACTACAGCTTGAATTTACCGCAATTCGTTATGTTAGAGCAATATTTAGCCGAATTCCGGCGCTTTAGTGCGATTATGCCGAGTCGTTCGTGTCCAGATTAG
- a CDS encoding GNAT family N-acetyltransferase: MSNSNYTIRQAIAQDADEIANLSHQLGYPTTTSAVRQRLAQMHSANHAVYVAEISGIGVVGWIHAHLCLLLQTNLHAEIGGLVVDERYRGSGIGRQLLLQIEQWASQQGCESVYLRSNIIRKQAHIFYKKMGYSYIKTSLAFNKHL, translated from the coding sequence TTGAGTAACAGTAATTACACGATTAGACAAGCGATCGCCCAGGATGCAGATGAGATCGCAAACCTATCTCACCAGTTGGGTTATCCCACAACTACGAGTGCTGTACGACAGCGTTTAGCACAAATGCACTCCGCGAATCATGCTGTTTATGTCGCAGAGATTTCTGGTATTGGTGTCGTGGGCTGGATTCACGCCCACCTATGTCTACTTCTACAAACAAACTTACACGCCGAAATTGGTGGTTTAGTTGTTGATGAAAGATATCGTGGTAGTGGTATCGGTCGGCAATTATTGTTACAAATAGAACAGTGGGCAAGTCAGCAAGGGTGCGAAAGTGTGTATCTCCGCTCGAATATTATCCGCAAGCAGGCACACATTTTCTACAAAAAGATGGGGTACAGCTACATCAAAACTTCCCTCGCCTTCAATAAGCATCTCTAA
- a CDS encoding TVP38/TMEM64 family protein — translation MTKRNFIKIVQLSLIVLLVAVGIWFVNRVGIEQVRANVDQLGVWAPLAVISLRMVSVVIPALPSTAYSILSGVLFGFAQGIVVIAIADLIACNLNFYIAKRYGRSLVQKFVGQRFISRVDSLSQKYLERNIFLVTGFLMTGLFDFVAYAVGLTQMKWRSFILALILGIAISTPPIVALGAGVFEGGRILLVGAMLGIFALAMLTGWLSRKKVASD, via the coding sequence ATGACAAAACGCAATTTTATTAAAATCGTACAACTGAGTTTGATTGTCTTACTCGTTGCTGTAGGAATCTGGTTTGTCAATCGTGTTGGGATTGAACAAGTAAGAGCAAATGTCGATCAGCTTGGTGTTTGGGCACCGTTAGCAGTTATATCCTTGCGGATGGTCAGCGTCGTGATTCCAGCACTACCAAGCACCGCTTACTCGATTTTATCAGGAGTGCTGTTTGGTTTTGCTCAGGGAATTGTCGTAATTGCGATCGCTGATTTGATTGCGTGTAACCTCAACTTTTACATCGCCAAACGCTATGGACGTAGTTTGGTGCAAAAGTTTGTCGGGCAAAGGTTTATAAGCAGAGTTGATTCTCTTAGCCAAAAGTATTTAGAACGCAACATTTTTCTGGTTACGGGATTTTTGATGACAGGGTTATTTGACTTTGTTGCTTATGCTGTTGGACTCACGCAAATGAAATGGCGTAGTTTTATACTAGCGCTAATTCTCGGTATCGCAATTTCCACGCCGCCCATCGTCGCGCTTGGTGCAGGTGTTTTTGAAGGCGGGAGAATTTTACTTGTGGGTGCGATGTTAGGAATCTTTGCGCTGGCAATGTTAACAGGATGGTTAAGTCGGAAGAAAGTGGCTAGTGATTAG